The following proteins are co-located in the candidate division TA06 bacterium genome:
- a CDS encoding aspartate 1-decarboxylase yields MLRMMCKSKLHTLTVTDSNLNYEGSIEIDADLLDKSDILPNEIVLVINMNSGARFETYVMRGEPGTGVARLNGGAARLGVPGDELIVISYGFMESGDARTYKPKVVLVGERNKIIEKKTR; encoded by the coding sequence ATGCTCAGGATGATGTGCAAATCAAAGCTTCACACGCTAACGGTGACCGACTCAAACCTCAACTATGAGGGGTCGATAGAAATCGATGCTGACCTTCTAGATAAGTCTGATATTTTGCCCAACGAGATAGTGCTCGTGATAAACATGAACTCTGGAGCGAGGTTTGAGACCTACGTGATGAGGGGCGAACCCGGAACTGGTGTGGCGAGGTTAAACGGCGGCGCGGCGCGGTTGGGTGTACCGGGCGATGAGCTGATAGTCATCTCGTATGGCTTTATGGAGAGTGGCGATGCGCGCACATACAAACCGAAGGTTGTCCTCGTTGGTGAAAGGAATAAAATCATAGAAAAGAAGACGAGATGA
- a CDS encoding HAMP domain-containing histidine kinase produces the protein MIRLPGRSRTAFKNYIFLGALVIALGSFFYTQSLVRRLEDASKTITKMFAEFYAKMSLPATATSSVETGIFFEQIVMKITFPVIFTDERGVPTAWRNIGISPDVISREELAAVDPENPPRVLERVFNTITKLDSEHEPIPMNFGRRVVGYVHYGESRAVRELRWAPIIQLVVIALFVIVGFLGFKAIRVAEENFIWAGMAKETAHQLGTPISSLLGWLEALKDSGKRKTKEEIISEMGRDLARLESVTSRFNRIGSPPRFERKDLTGMLSETADYFRLRLPKHGKRIEIVEHHEPIPEVDVDEELFCWAIENLVRNSLDAIAGGSGKIEISAGCSSSEPAVEIRVRDNGRGMSRDEKRRAFMPGYTTKKFGWGLGLPLAKRIIENYHGGRLLIESSQPGKGTCFLIRMRTQGNIR, from the coding sequence ATGATCAGACTTCCGGGAAGATCCAGGACAGCCTTCAAGAACTACATCTTTCTGGGCGCTCTCGTAATCGCTCTTGGGTCCTTCTTCTATACACAGAGCCTGGTGAGAAGGCTTGAAGATGCCTCAAAGACGATCACCAAGATGTTTGCCGAGTTCTACGCGAAGATGAGCCTTCCGGCTACTGCAACTTCATCTGTGGAAACCGGGATATTCTTTGAACAGATAGTGATGAAGATTACTTTCCCGGTCATTTTTACTGATGAGCGTGGCGTGCCCACTGCATGGAGGAACATAGGAATAAGCCCGGATGTCATATCCAGAGAAGAACTTGCGGCGGTCGATCCGGAAAACCCTCCCAGGGTTCTGGAGAGGGTATTCAATACGATAACAAAACTCGATTCTGAGCATGAACCCATACCCATGAATTTTGGCCGCCGCGTGGTTGGCTATGTCCATTACGGTGAGTCAAGAGCTGTGAGGGAGTTGAGATGGGCACCGATCATCCAGCTTGTTGTCATTGCCCTTTTTGTCATTGTGGGGTTTTTGGGGTTCAAGGCCATCAGGGTCGCCGAGGAGAATTTCATCTGGGCTGGTATGGCAAAGGAGACCGCACACCAGTTGGGGACGCCCATATCTTCGCTCTTGGGTTGGCTCGAGGCGCTCAAGGATTCCGGGAAGAGGAAGACAAAAGAGGAGATCATTTCTGAGATGGGGAGAGACCTGGCTAGATTAGAGTCAGTCACCTCCAGGTTCAACAGGATAGGTTCGCCTCCCAGGTTTGAAAGGAAAGACCTTACAGGCATGCTTTCCGAGACTGCCGATTATTTCAGGCTGAGGCTACCCAAACACGGGAAGAGGATTGAAATAGTGGAGCATCATGAACCTATTCCTGAGGTCGATGTCGATGAGGAACTCTTCTGCTGGGCGATTGAGAATCTTGTCAGGAACTCGCTTGACGCGATTGCAGGTGGTTCAGGGAAGATAGAAATCTCGGCCGGGTGTTCGTCTTCGGAGCCGGCTGTTGAGATAAGGGTAAGAGACAACGGCAGAGGGATGAGCCGGGATGAGAAGAGGAGGGCCTTCATGCCCGGATATACAACCAAGAAGTTCGGCTGGGGCCTGGGGCTTCCTCTTGCAAAGAGAATCATAGAGAACTATCATGGTGGCCGGCTGTTGATTGAATCGAGCCAGCCCGGCAAAGGGACGTGTTTTCTCATACGGATGCGGACCCAAGGGAACATAAGGTGA
- the rsfS gene encoding ribosome silencing factor, with the protein MNLGPVEVAEIAAEAAQEKKSKNTCILDLRGLSSITDYFVICSVTSDVQGRAVADNVQEELSKSGADVWFVEGYEHAKWILLDYVDVVVHVFEEETRDFYGLDRLWGDAPRAKLSTAAKKGKKK; encoded by the coding sequence TTGAATCTGGGGCCTGTGGAGGTCGCGGAAATAGCGGCGGAGGCTGCGCAGGAGAAGAAATCAAAGAATACGTGCATCCTTGACTTGAGAGGTCTATCGTCAATAACAGACTATTTCGTCATATGCAGTGTGACTTCTGATGTGCAGGGAAGAGCGGTTGCTGATAACGTGCAGGAGGAGCTCTCCAAGAGCGGCGCTGATGTCTGGTTTGTCGAGGGGTATGAACATGCTAAATGGATTCTTCTGGACTATGTTGATGTGGTGGTGCATGTTTTCGAAGAGGAAACCAGAGATTTCTATGGTCTTGACAGGCTTTGGGGAGATGCTCCTCGAGCAAAACTGAGTACGGCTGCCAAAAAGGGCAAAAAGAAGTGA
- a CDS encoding pantoate--beta-alanine ligase, translated as MRLVENISEMKELSLKALSSNRTVGFVPTMGYLHEGHLSLVRIAREKCELLVASIFVNPTQFVEGEDYDSYPRDMELDVQLLDKEGVDLVFLPRIEEMYPEDYSTFVEVEDLTSVLCGASRPGHFRGVTTVVAKLLNIVRPHFAVFGDKDYQQAIVVRRMVRDLNIDTDIVMGPTVREEDGLAMSSRNLYLNDKERSDATILYRSLLKGKKMVASGTANASEVKLAVRKMIEEKDTARVDYVSVVHPERLKELQRIDDEAVIVVAARFGKARLIDNIRVSRKERN; from the coding sequence GTGAGGCTGGTTGAGAACATCTCTGAAATGAAGGAATTGTCACTGAAAGCATTGTCCTCCAACAGGACAGTCGGCTTTGTGCCAACCATGGGCTATCTTCACGAAGGTCATTTGAGTCTGGTGAGGATCGCAAGAGAGAAGTGCGAACTTCTGGTTGCCTCCATATTCGTCAATCCCACACAGTTTGTTGAAGGAGAGGACTACGACTCATATCCAAGGGATATGGAGCTGGACGTACAGCTCCTGGATAAGGAGGGTGTAGATTTGGTCTTCTTGCCGAGAATAGAGGAGATGTATCCTGAAGATTACTCCACTTTTGTTGAAGTTGAGGATTTGACTTCGGTCTTGTGCGGAGCAAGCAGGCCGGGCCATTTCAGGGGGGTCACCACGGTTGTAGCAAAGCTCCTCAACATCGTGAGACCCCATTTTGCCGTTTTTGGTGACAAAGACTACCAACAAGCAATTGTGGTCAGAAGGATGGTACGCGACCTCAACATCGATACTGATATTGTGATGGGGCCAACTGTAAGGGAGGAGGACGGGCTCGCCATGAGCTCCAGAAATCTCTATCTGAATGACAAGGAGAGGAGCGATGCGACCATCCTTTACAGGTCACTTTTGAAAGGGAAAAAAATGGTCGCCTCCGGGACGGCCAATGCTTCAGAAGTGAAACTTGCTGTCAGAAAGATGATAGAAGAGAAGGATACTGCCAGAGTGGACTATGTGTCTGTGGTTCACCCTGAGAGGCTCAAAGAACTGCAGAGAATTGACGATGAGGCTGTTATTGTCGTAGCAGCCAGGTTCGGGAAGGCAAGGCTTATTGACAACATCAGAGTCTCTAGAAAGGAGCGAAACTAG
- a CDS encoding deoxynucleoside kinase codes for MNEPRFLAVEGPIAVGKTDLANALARRLKAKTILEDVAENPFLAGFYRDMRAHAFQTQIFFLLSRHRQMREIAQADLFFERVISDYIFAKDRIFAYLNLDDEELSLYEKIYPFFESEIILPDLVIYLQANPDRLFERMNKRERPYERAATLEYLRELSEAYNRFFFHYFSTPLLVVNANALDFSKDEEAVKDLIKQFEKPFSGTRYYVPPAE; via the coding sequence ATGAATGAGCCGCGATTTCTCGCCGTGGAAGGCCCCATAGCTGTGGGCAAGACAGATCTGGCCAATGCCCTTGCCAGGAGGTTGAAGGCGAAAACGATACTGGAGGATGTCGCGGAGAATCCATTTCTTGCCGGTTTCTACAGAGATATGAGGGCTCACGCTTTTCAAACTCAAATATTCTTTCTCCTGTCAAGACACAGACAGATGCGAGAGATTGCGCAGGCTGATCTCTTTTTTGAAAGGGTGATAAGCGACTATATCTTCGCAAAAGACAGAATTTTTGCATATCTGAACCTGGATGACGAGGAGCTCTCTCTCTATGAGAAGATATATCCGTTCTTTGAAAGCGAAATTATACTTCCCGACCTGGTAATCTACCTGCAGGCAAATCCGGATCGTCTCTTCGAAAGAATGAACAAAAGGGAGAGACCGTACGAGCGGGCAGCTACACTCGAATATCTCAGAGAACTGAGTGAAGCGTACAACAGGTTCTTCTTTCACTACTTCAGCACTCCACTTCTGGTGGTGAATGCAAACGCGCTTGACTTCTCCAAGGATGAGGAGGCAGTCAAGGACCTGATAAAACAGTTCGAAAAGCCCTTCTCAGGCACCAGGTACTATGTACCACCTGCGGAGTAA
- a CDS encoding lipopolysaccharide heptosyltransferase family protein, whose translation MFRRAAVGLYLRFTGPFLRRHKIPFTDVLKNAERILIRPPSGPGELLFSLPTIETIKRNYPDSEVSLLIPERKIELVTGTALADRIIVYSEPLVPFGSKFRDLKKGLRKLRFDLYLDLNRPGDQDRRLLASLGAAKVRIGNSNGRDFPYLNWEVRPSGHERDEVNRNLSMLSWIDESKRVLMHPDGRFVGVADRLWLEDFLLSRSWVQDEKRVIVDLTIPGTRRGWGTESLVDILKGLEQLCSPRLFVIPPPDYETKKGFFDLSKHVTRQVILFNEPVSRITSLMEKSNLILSSKSDLFSLGFALGIPCILLIPEDEKFYPPEAEWVRIFRLKRGKKVPSGEIVGAAAGLLEKERSAQ comes from the coding sequence ATGTTCAGGAGAGCTGCAGTAGGCCTATATCTCAGGTTCACGGGGCCTTTCCTGAGAAGACATAAAATACCATTCACGGATGTCTTGAAGAACGCTGAGCGGATTCTCATTCGTCCGCCCTCTGGGCCGGGTGAGCTCCTCTTTTCTCTTCCTACTATAGAAACGATCAAGCGCAACTACCCTGATTCCGAGGTGAGCCTTCTCATTCCTGAGCGCAAGATCGAACTGGTGACTGGGACAGCGCTTGCAGACCGTATTATCGTGTACAGTGAACCACTGGTCCCATTCGGTAGCAAGTTCAGGGACCTGAAGAAGGGTTTGAGAAAGCTCCGCTTTGACCTATATCTGGATCTGAACAGACCCGGGGATCAAGACCGGAGGCTTCTTGCATCACTTGGAGCAGCCAAGGTGAGGATTGGCAATAGTAACGGCAGGGATTTTCCGTATCTGAACTGGGAGGTGAGGCCTTCGGGCCACGAGAGGGATGAGGTGAACAGAAACCTTTCTATGCTCTCATGGATTGATGAATCGAAGCGGGTGTTGATGCACCCTGACGGGCGCTTCGTCGGCGTTGCCGACAGACTGTGGCTGGAGGACTTCCTTCTGTCTCGTTCTTGGGTCCAAGATGAGAAACGTGTGATAGTAGATCTTACAATCCCCGGGACGAGAAGAGGATGGGGTACAGAGAGTCTGGTCGATATTCTCAAGGGGCTGGAACAGCTTTGCAGTCCCAGGCTGTTTGTCATTCCTCCGCCGGACTATGAGACGAAGAAAGGGTTTTTTGACTTGAGCAAGCATGTAACCAGGCAGGTCATACTCTTTAATGAGCCAGTTTCACGCATAACATCTTTGATGGAAAAATCCAATCTGATTTTGTCCTCAAAAAGTGACCTCTTCTCTCTTGGTTTTGCTCTTGGTATCCCGTGCATTCTACTGATACCTGAAGACGAAAAATTCTATCCACCAGAGGCTGAGTGGGTCAGAATCTTCAGACTCAAGAGGGGCAAGAAGGTCCCCTCTGGGGAGATAGTGGGGGCTGCCGCAGGTCTCCTGGAGAAAGAGAGAAGTGCACAGTAG
- a CDS encoding response regulator, which produces MKKSGKRILWVDDEIEALSSHVYLLEGRGYEVSTATNGDDGVSLLRSESFDLILLDQMMPGMDGITTLAELRRLDSNVPIVMVTKSEEESLMDEAFGRDVADFLVKPINPRQLISTCKRILEKRHMIEERMPQDYASDFNKISQMRLSSPDWSDWVDIYSRLCEWDVWMDRFKDEGLGKTHAGQKKDCNSDFCKYVSSEYTSWVLGKEGPLLSPHIFKEHVFPRLRKNRQVVFLLLDCMRLDQYLSIEPLLKQSFNIKRNFYYSILPSATPYARNAIFSGLFPVEMSRHHPQFWSTKGEGSQNRYEREFLELALKKEMVRPRGFEYVKVLSAKDTEKLAENLPHLLNNQLLCIVVNFVDILTHYRSESTVVTQMTADEDALRSFTHTWFARSRIYELLGRIARKDVDVILTSDHGSIQGERPCTIYGGREISSNLRYKFGSSIRCDEKQALVIKDPVEYMLPTDVPNKRYCIAKEDYYFVYPTHYQRYVKQYRGTFQHGGISMEEMILPVCTLTSE; this is translated from the coding sequence GTGAAGAAGTCAGGAAAGAGAATTCTCTGGGTTGACGATGAGATTGAAGCTCTGAGCTCTCATGTCTACCTCCTGGAGGGAAGAGGGTATGAGGTGTCCACTGCAACGAACGGTGACGACGGTGTATCTCTGTTGAGGTCCGAATCGTTTGACCTGATTCTCCTTGATCAAATGATGCCAGGCATGGATGGGATTACGACTCTAGCAGAGCTGAGGAGGCTCGACTCCAACGTGCCCATAGTGATGGTGACCAAGAGCGAAGAAGAGAGCCTCATGGATGAAGCATTTGGCAGGGACGTTGCCGATTTCCTGGTGAAGCCAATAAATCCGCGCCAGTTGATATCCACCTGCAAGAGAATCCTGGAGAAACGGCATATGATTGAGGAAAGGATGCCGCAGGACTATGCTTCAGACTTCAATAAGATTTCACAGATGAGGCTTTCAAGTCCTGACTGGAGTGACTGGGTGGACATATACTCGAGGCTTTGTGAGTGGGATGTATGGATGGACAGGTTCAAGGATGAGGGGCTTGGCAAAACCCATGCCGGCCAGAAGAAAGACTGTAACAGTGATTTCTGTAAATATGTTTCCTCAGAGTATACTTCCTGGGTATTGGGTAAAGAAGGGCCTCTTCTTTCACCACATATCTTCAAGGAGCATGTATTTCCTAGATTGAGAAAGAACCGGCAGGTAGTGTTCCTGCTTCTGGACTGTATGAGGCTGGACCAGTATCTTTCTATCGAACCTCTCCTGAAGCAAAGTTTCAACATAAAGAGGAATTTCTACTACTCCATTCTTCCCAGCGCGACTCCTTATGCCAGGAACGCAATCTTCAGTGGTCTGTTTCCCGTGGAGATGTCCAGGCATCATCCTCAGTTCTGGAGCACCAAAGGAGAAGGGAGTCAGAACAGGTATGAACGAGAGTTTCTTGAACTCGCACTGAAGAAGGAGATGGTGAGGCCCCGAGGGTTTGAATATGTCAAAGTCCTGAGCGCCAAGGATACAGAGAAACTCGCCGAAAATCTGCCGCATCTTCTGAACAATCAGCTTCTTTGCATTGTCGTCAATTTTGTGGACATTCTCACCCACTACCGATCCGAGTCGACAGTGGTCACGCAGATGACTGCTGATGAGGACGCATTGAGGTCCTTCACACATACATGGTTTGCCAGAAGCCGGATATATGAACTGCTTGGACGGATTGCCAGGAAAGATGTAGATGTGATACTAACGTCCGACCACGGTTCGATTCAGGGCGAACGGCCGTGCACCATTTATGGCGGAAGGGAGATCTCCTCCAATTTGAGATACAAGTTCGGCAGTTCGATAAGGTGTGACGAGAAACAGGCCTTAGTGATAAAGGATCCCGTTGAGTATATGCTTCCGACAGACGTTCCAAACAAGCGGTACTGCATAGCAAAGGAAGACTACTACTTTGTATACCCGACACACTACCAGCGGTACGTAAAGCAATACAGAGGGACTTTCCAGCACGGCGGAATATCAATGGAGGAAATGATATTGCCTGTCTGCACTCTCACTTCGGAATAG
- a CDS encoding LytR family transcriptional regulator, with protein MRRVKKGTEEGAKLGTALLLVVTLLVMFFAASFIFRMVHELPQPKEEPLPKGMRVEVLNGSRHDRMARKVAVLLRCEGVDVVNIDNAKSNDFPKTVVVDRVSNDMRYAKAVAKRIGCGEVMAEPDPSLYLEVSIIIGNDCAKLFPRAMEEQWW; from the coding sequence ATGCGCAGGGTGAAGAAGGGGACTGAGGAGGGAGCGAAGCTTGGCACTGCACTACTCCTGGTGGTCACTCTGCTGGTGATGTTTTTTGCTGCGTCCTTCATTTTCAGAATGGTGCACGAACTCCCGCAGCCGAAAGAAGAACCTCTGCCCAAAGGGATGAGAGTCGAGGTCTTGAATGGAAGCAGACATGACAGAATGGCTAGGAAGGTGGCTGTCCTTCTGAGGTGTGAGGGGGTAGATGTGGTAAATATCGACAACGCCAAATCGAATGATTTTCCCAAGACCGTGGTCGTCGATAGAGTGAGCAACGATATGAGATATGCGAAGGCTGTGGCCAAGAGGATTGGCTGCGGCGAAGTGATGGCTGAGCCCGATCCGTCTCTTTATCTGGAGGTGAGTATCATCATTGGGAACGATTGTGCGAAGTTGTTTCCGAGGGCGATGGAGGAGCAGTGGTGGTAG
- a CDS encoding diguanylate cyclase, whose amino-acid sequence MHSRLFAYIKPYRKQLTLSVLCMGFLALSSGLSLGMIIPLVNALFRGGEVEISIGHTGLGWILDRINVWLASAPPMVTLGRLAALIALVYFFKGLFTYLQRYFSVVVEQGTVRDLREAIYRHLHTLSLSFFHTQRTGVLTSRITNDVVFIQGAIDKGFIALIRESLLVLVYVAIVIWASWKLAIVAILIVPLSTWMIILLGRRLRSSSHSVQEATGSIASTLTETISGMRVVKAFSMENFEIGKFVSQIWDYYRAFLRFERVSMLAGPMTEFLGVIAACIILIYGGYQILIIGELTPDRFILFLAASLSLMQPIKRISQANTQIQQGLAASSRVFRVLDVMPEVREVKDPVTVESFRDSIVFDGVSFGYESNRTILNDINLRIGVGEVVALVGPSGAGKSTIADLVPRFYDSTEGKVTIDGIDLRKARVASLRNLMGIVTQETILFNDTVRNNIAYGRTDASMDDVVLAATAANIHDFITTLPKGYDTLIGERGVRLSGGERQRIAIARAILKNPPILILDEATSSLDTESEMLVQEALGRLMEGRTSLVIAHRLSTVRRADRIVVVKDGKIVEVGTHQSLLSNEGTYKRLYDLQFKDMSGETYPDTSKKPVLSHSVAVKRPAEDAEQKVDVRKPKHVTGGKRSSNKDMAVLEPTSSDLMHRLDEDKRARAELAALEQLTVAMQSSLNLQQILNEAVKIVRKKFSYLNIAVLLLQDDGSLRIAAHEGYKDLDIPRAESKLASKGGITWQALKACKPVVVRDTASEPLYVGSREKLKSEIAVPLRVKKRLVGVLDVEKEGRGSLGRRDVRLLRLIASRIALAAENARLYQEKERLAVTDDLTGIYNYRLFRERLVQEVKRARKEKSKLSLLMLDVDDFKRHNDMFGHLGGDQLLRELAVLLRSNVRKRGLVTRYGGDEFMIILPQCNKEKALLVGERVRKAVEEYSGLEDGPPGSKFTISVGVATYPADASDGEELVGKADKALYRAKQGGKNRIST is encoded by the coding sequence GTGCACAGTAGGCTCTTCGCATACATAAAGCCATATCGAAAGCAACTCACCCTGTCAGTTCTGTGTATGGGTTTTCTGGCCTTGTCCAGTGGGCTTTCTCTGGGCATGATAATCCCTCTGGTTAATGCCCTTTTCAGGGGAGGCGAGGTCGAAATCTCAATAGGGCACACAGGCCTTGGATGGATACTCGACAGGATAAACGTCTGGTTAGCTTCTGCTCCGCCGATGGTAACGCTTGGGCGGCTGGCTGCTCTGATAGCCCTGGTCTACTTCTTCAAAGGGTTGTTCACATACCTTCAGAGATACTTCTCAGTGGTGGTAGAACAGGGGACAGTCAGGGACTTAAGAGAAGCCATATATAGACACCTGCACACCCTATCTCTCAGTTTCTTTCACACGCAGAGAACAGGCGTTCTCACATCAAGGATAACCAACGATGTCGTCTTCATACAGGGTGCTATTGACAAGGGATTCATTGCCCTGATCAGGGAATCTCTGCTTGTTCTCGTCTATGTGGCGATCGTCATATGGGCCTCCTGGAAACTGGCAATAGTCGCAATATTGATTGTGCCGCTGTCCACATGGATGATAATCCTTCTGGGTAGGAGGCTGAGGAGCAGCAGTCACAGCGTTCAGGAGGCGACCGGAAGCATCGCTTCCACCCTGACAGAGACGATCTCTGGTATGAGGGTCGTCAAAGCATTCTCCATGGAAAACTTTGAGATAGGCAAATTCGTGTCCCAGATCTGGGATTACTATAGAGCTTTCCTGAGATTTGAAAGAGTCAGCATGCTTGCCGGGCCCATGACTGAGTTTCTGGGCGTGATCGCCGCGTGCATCATACTCATATATGGTGGGTACCAAATTCTCATCATAGGAGAGTTAACTCCAGATAGATTCATACTATTCCTTGCCGCTTCCCTTTCTCTGATGCAGCCCATAAAGAGGATAAGTCAGGCGAATACCCAGATACAACAAGGTCTGGCCGCTTCCTCCCGAGTCTTCAGAGTCCTTGATGTTATGCCAGAGGTGCGGGAGGTCAAGGACCCCGTCACGGTCGAATCTTTCCGAGATTCAATAGTGTTTGATGGAGTCTCTTTTGGATACGAAAGCAATAGGACGATCCTGAACGACATTAATCTCCGGATAGGAGTTGGCGAAGTCGTCGCGCTGGTAGGACCGTCCGGCGCAGGAAAGTCAACCATCGCTGACCTTGTGCCGAGATTCTATGATTCCACTGAGGGAAAGGTGACTATTGACGGTATTGACCTGAGAAAGGCCAGGGTGGCCAGCCTCAGGAACCTGATGGGTATCGTCACACAGGAGACGATCCTTTTTAACGACACAGTGAGAAACAACATAGCTTACGGTCGGACAGATGCCAGCATGGACGATGTGGTGCTTGCCGCGACGGCAGCAAACATTCACGATTTCATAACAACTCTTCCAAAGGGCTACGACACTCTTATTGGCGAGAGAGGGGTGAGACTCTCTGGAGGCGAAAGACAGAGGATCGCAATTGCGAGAGCAATATTGAAGAATCCGCCTATATTGATACTTGACGAGGCCACCTCATCTCTTGATACCGAATCTGAGATGCTGGTTCAGGAAGCCCTGGGGAGATTGATGGAAGGCAGGACTTCGCTCGTAATAGCTCACAGGCTGTCCACGGTCAGGCGGGCAGACAGAATAGTCGTGGTCAAGGATGGAAAGATAGTTGAGGTTGGCACCCATCAATCTCTCCTTTCCAATGAAGGAACCTACAAACGTTTGTACGACCTGCAGTTCAAGGACATGAGCGGTGAAACGTATCCGGATACCAGCAAGAAGCCTGTTCTCTCACATTCTGTTGCAGTGAAACGACCGGCTGAGGATGCCGAACAGAAAGTTGACGTTAGAAAGCCCAAGCATGTGACTGGAGGAAAGAGGAGCTCGAACAAAGACATGGCTGTGCTCGAGCCCACAAGTTCGGATCTCATGCACAGGCTTGATGAAGACAAGAGGGCGAGGGCGGAGCTGGCTGCGCTTGAGCAGCTGACTGTGGCAATGCAGTCATCTCTCAACCTTCAACAGATCCTGAATGAGGCCGTAAAGATAGTCAGGAAGAAGTTCTCCTACCTGAACATTGCAGTACTGCTTCTCCAGGATGATGGGTCGCTGAGAATCGCGGCCCATGAAGGGTACAAAGATCTGGATATACCTCGCGCCGAGAGTAAGCTGGCAAGCAAAGGAGGAATAACCTGGCAGGCCTTGAAGGCGTGCAAACCCGTTGTAGTCAGGGATACTGCAAGTGAACCCCTCTATGTTGGCTCCAGAGAGAAGCTGAAGTCAGAGATTGCCGTGCCGCTGAGGGTGAAGAAGAGGCTTGTTGGCGTCCTGGACGTTGAAAAGGAAGGGCGGGGCTCTCTGGGGAGGAGAGATGTAAGGCTTCTGCGCCTGATTGCTTCAAGAATCGCTCTTGCTGCTGAGAACGCAAGACTCTATCAAGAAAAAGAGAGGCTTGCCGTTACTGATGACTTGACAGGCATATACAACTACCGTTTGTTCAGGGAAAGGCTCGTACAAGAGGTCAAAAGGGCCAGGAAAGAGAAGAGCAAACTGTCACTCTTGATGCTGGATGTGGACGACTTCAAACGCCACAATGATATGTTTGGCCACCTTGGCGGAGATCAGCTCCTGCGTGAGCTGGCAGTGCTTTTAAGGTCGAATGTGAGGAAAAGAGGATTGGTCACGAGATATGGCGGGGACGAGTTCATGATTATTCTTCCTCAATGCAACAAAGAAAAGGCGCTTTTGGTTGGCGAGAGAGTGAGAAAAGCCGTTGAGGAGTATTCAGGTCTTGAGGATGGTCCCCCAGGGAGCAAATTCACAATAAGCGTGGGCGTTGCCACCTACCCGGCTGATGCCTCGGACGGAGAAGAGCTTGTGGGCAAGGCGGATAAGGCATTGTACCGTGCCAAGCAGGGCGGCAAGAACAGGATATCAACATGA
- the folK gene encoding 2-amino-4-hydroxy-6-hydroxymethyldihydropteridine diphosphokinase: MDEEVAYLGLGTNIGDRLNNLIDAKSRLKSIPGIRLQKTSSVYETEPAGMSVANSFLNAAFSVMTSLSPHQLLYSLQGLESDMGRQKGMKMEPRIMDVDLLMYGSFRIQEEDLIVPHPRMHQRRFVLVPLCEIAPEAVHPVLARKVRDILLELGDEDGVRFYSEFPLKDIGER, translated from the coding sequence ATGGATGAGGAAGTTGCATATCTTGGGCTGGGGACAAACATAGGCGACCGTTTGAACAACCTGATTGATGCCAAAAGCAGGTTGAAATCTATTCCCGGGATCAGGCTCCAAAAGACCTCTTCTGTATACGAGACTGAACCTGCTGGAATGTCGGTGGCAAATAGCTTTCTGAATGCCGCCTTTTCAGTAATGACTTCCCTCTCCCCCCATCAACTGCTATACTCACTCCAGGGTCTTGAGTCGGATATGGGAAGACAAAAGGGAATGAAGATGGAGCCTCGAATAATGGACGTAGATCTACTCATGTACGGCTCTTTCAGGATTCAGGAAGAAGACCTTATTGTACCTCATCCTCGTATGCACCAGAGGAGATTCGTACTCGTCCCCCTTTGTGAAATAGCTCCAGAAGCCGTTCATCCCGTATTGGCTAGGAAGGTTCGTGATATATTACTTGAATTGGGTGATGAAGACGGCGTAAGATTCTATAGTGAATTTCCACTGAAGGACATCGGAGAGAGATGA